The sequence below is a genomic window from Corynebacterium afermentans subsp. afermentans.
GATCTGGTAGACCTCTTTGAACCCCCGGTTGATCATGAGGCTGGAGAGCACCTCACAGCGGATCCCGCCGGTGCAGTAGGAGATGACGGGTTTGTCCTTCATCCAGTCGTATTTGCCGGAGTCCAGCTCTTTGATGAAGTCGTGGGTGGTTTCCACATCCGGCACCACCGCGTCTTTGAACCGGCCGATTTCGGCTTCGCGGGCGTTGCGGCCGTCGAAGAACACAGCGTCGGGGTTGTCGGCCACCAACTGGTTGACTTGCTCCGGGCTGAGGTGCACTCCCCCGCCGACCACGCCGTTTTCGTCCACCTCGAGCTCTCCCGGCGCGCCGAAGGAAACGATTTCCTTGCGGGCTTTGACGCTGAGCTTGGGAAAGTCTTCCGCCCCGCCATCGGACCACTTGAACTCGATACCTTTGAAGTACTCGCGGGTTTTCTTGGCGTAGGTCTTGCAGGCGCGGATGTCGCCGCCGACGGTGCCGTTGATGCCGTCTTTGGACA
It includes:
- a CDS encoding rhodanese-related sulfurtransferase gives rise to the protein MTSKILLYYKFQPIADPDAVRLWQRDLCEGLGLTGRIIVSKDGINGTVGGDIRACKTYAKKTREYFKGIEFKWSDGGAEDFPKLSVKARKEIVSFGAPGELEVDENGVVGGGVHLSPEQVNQLVADNPDAVFFDGRNAREAEIGRFKDAVVPDVETTHDFIKELDSGKYDWMKDKPVISYCTGGIRCEVLSSLMINRGFKEVYQIDGGIVRYGEKFGNSGLWEGSLYVFDDRMHTEFGAPGDPDYVQLGHCVHCGEATNQFYNCANEPECRRQYLSCEDCREENPYCAECTQRATASPASPA